Proteins from one Impatiens glandulifera chromosome 2, dImpGla2.1, whole genome shotgun sequence genomic window:
- the LOC124924424 gene encoding alcohol dehydrogenase-like 2 encodes MLFELKTLSFEIEFDRRNSQLQQSSTMEIIRCKAAICRKPGEALVIEEIEVDPPQAWEVRIKIICTSLCQTDITFWKLDTGPNPSFLPRILGHEAIGVVESVGENIMEVRKGDMVLPVFQSECGECKDCKSTKSNLCTGLLSQNYIGMPRGGDSRFRDTNGETIHNFLHVSSFTEYTVVDVANVVKINEDITPDKACLFGCGISTGLGAAMKVAEVEQGSSVAVFGLGAVGLAVAEGARLRGASKIIGVDLNPNKFEIGKKFGVTDFINPSTIKEKSISEVIQEMTDGGADYCFECIGLSSLMSEAFSSSRLGWGKTMIVGFDGHSPTLDLNLLDLLKGRTVSGSLMGGIKPKSDIPKLIQMYLNKELNLEGFISHEISFNDINKAFELLEQGKSIRCIIWMDKE; translated from the exons ATGCTGTTTGAACTCAAAACTCTTTCGTTTGAAATTGAATTC GATAGAAGGAACAGTCAGCTGCAGCAGAGCTCAACCATGGAGATCATCAGATGCAAAG CTGCCATATGCAGGAAGCCAGGAGAGGCTTTAGTAATAGAAGAGATAGAAGTTGACCCTCCTCAAGCTTGGGAAGTTCGCATCAAAATTATTTGCACTTCTCTTTGTCAAACCGACATTACCTTTTGGAAACTAGATACG GGACCTAATCCATCCTTTCTACCTAGAATCCTAGGTCATGAAGCTATTGG gGTAGTGGAGAGTGTGGGGGAGAATATAATGGAAGTGAGAAAAGGGGACATGGTTTTGCCAGTGTTCCAATCTGAGTGTGGTGAATGCAAAGATTGTAAATCGACGAAAAGTAATTTGTGCACAGGATTGTTAAGCCAAAACTACATTGGAATGCCTAGGGGAGGAGATAGTCGGTTTAGAGACACCAATGGGGAGACGATTCACAATTTCTTGCATGTCTCGAGCTTTACAGAGTACACAGTTGTCGACGTTGCCAATGTTGTTAAAATAAACGAGGACATAACTCCAGATAAGGCTTGCTTATTCGGCTGTGGAATTAGCACAG gACTTGGAGCAGCAATGAAGGTTGCAGAGGTGGAACAAGGCTCCAGTGTTGCTGTCTTTGGGCTTGGGGCTGTGGGCCTTGCG GTGGCAGAAGGAGCTAGGTTAAGAGGAGCTTCAAAAATCATAGGAGTGGATTTGAACcctaataaatttgaaattg gaaaaaaGTTTGGAGTGACTGATTTTATTAATCCTAGCACCATCAAGGAAAAATCAATCAGCGAG GTAATACAAGAAATGACGGATGGTGGTGCCGATTATTGTTTCGAGTGTATTGGTCTATCTTCCTTGATGAGTGAAGCTTTCAGCAGTTCACGATTG GGTTGGGGAAAAACTATGATAGTAGGTTTTGATGGGCATTCACCAACATTAGACCTCAACTTACTTGATCTTTTAAAGGGAAGAACTGTTAGTGGCTCCTTGATGGGTGGAATCAAACCCAAGTCCGACATTCCAAAACTAATCCAAATgtatctaaacaag GAGCTGAACTTGGAAGGGTTCATATCACATGAAATAAGCTTCAATGATATTAACAAAGCTTTTGAGTTACTTGAGCAAGGGAAGAGTATAAGATGCATCATTTGGATGgataaagaataa
- the LOC124927379 gene encoding F-box protein FBW2 gives MEEEQVSDHRCWDELLPDTLGIIFCKLSLQELLTVVPRVCKSWEKVVNGPYCWREIDIEEWCNGSTPENIDRMVRMLLTRSCGSLRKLYVSELHGDPIFSFIADNASSLQMLRLSRSDITDDVIEREAEKFSNITSLDLSYCCKLGARALEAMGKKCRLLSSLTRNMHPYYTESKEILSQDEEAWAIASTMQKLKQLEIAYLLVETEGVMEIIHKCRDLELLDVRGCWDVRIEHKEIEDKFPNLKILGPHVHYWNKTHWEYMMSDCSNSLYDSDDMLFDYEDDDDDEQLELRFYDGSDGDFGYGWPLDHDRGWPASP, from the exons ATGGAAGAAGAACAGGTTTCGGATCATCGGTGTTGGGATGAGCTATTGCCGGATACGCTTGGCATAATCTTTTGTAAACTATCTCTTCAAGAATTGCTCACGGTTGTTCCAAGAGTGTGCAAATCTTGGGAGAAAGTGGTGAATGGTCCTTATTGCTGGAGGGAAATTGACATTGAAGAATGGTGCAACGGATCCACGCCGGAGAATATCGATCGGATGGTTCGTATGCTCCTCACAAGGAGCTGTGGTTCCTTACGCAAGCTCTATGTTTCTGAACTTCATGGAGATCCAATATTCTCCTTCATTGCTGACAA TGCGAGTTCTCTTCAGATGCTGCGATTGTCGAGGAGTGACATAACCGATGATGTGATTGAAAGAGAGGCGGAGAAGTTCTCCAATATCACATCCTTAGACCTAAGCTACTGCTGCAAACTGGGTGCTCGAGCACTCGAAGCAATGGGAAAGAAATGTCGGTTACTCTCATCCCTAACAAGAAACATGCACCCTTACTACACAGAAAGCAAGGAAATATTATCGCAGGATGAGGAGGCTTGGGCCATTGCCAGCACTATGCAAAAGCTGAAGCAGCTTGAAATTGCATATCTCTTGGTTGAAACAGAAGGTGTGATGGAGATCATCCACAAGTGTCGAGATCTCGAGTTATTGGATGTGAGGGGATGTTGGGATGTGAGGATCGAGCATAAGGAAATTGAGGATAAGTTTCCGAATTTGAAGATTCTGGGTCCTCATGTTCATTACTGGAACAAGACTCATTGGGAATATATGATGTCTGATTGCTCTAACTCACTTTACGATTCGGATGACATGTTGTTCGACTATgaagatgatgacgatgatgagCAGCTTGAGCTTCGGTTCTACGATGGGTCGGATGGGGATTTTGGTTACGGTTGGCCTTTGGATCATGATCGTGGCTGGCCTGCTTCTCCTTAA
- the LOC124924423 gene encoding F-box protein FBW2-like has product MEEDHVNDHRGWDQLLPDTLGLIFCKLSLKELLTVVPIVCKSWDKVVKGPFCWQEIDILDWCNNEFSPEKIDRMVRMLITRSGGSLRKLYVCRLQGDPIFSFIADNARCLQILVCAGSDMSNDVIEMTAGKFSSLTSLDLSYCLHIGDRALEAIGKNCRLLSSLRRNMYMFHMETFHNEEARAIAGTMRKLKHLEIRNFRVETNAVLEIIAKCGDLELLDVRGCHNLNIDHLKLKNKFHNLMILGPCLDLESFIAFLNRNWVEQFNTYIRRFNRHEMFKNDNDDGHVHVHTWVMPPTLVEHYLNSFLMLL; this is encoded by the exons ATGGAAGAGGATCATGTTAATGATCATCGTGGTTGGGACCAGCTATTGCCAGACACACTTGGTTTAATCTTTTGTAAACTCTCTTTAAAAGAATTGCTCACCGTGGTTCCAATAGTGTGTAAATCATGGGACAAAGTGGTGAAAGGGCCATTTTGCTGGCAAGAGATAGATATTCTAGATTGGTGTAACAATGAATTCTCGCCCGAGAAAATCGATAGAATGGTCCGAATGCTCATCACAAGGAGCGGAGGTTCTTTAAGAAAGCTCTACGTTTGTCGACTACAAGGCGATCCAATATTCTCCTTCATTGCCGACAA CGCGCGTTGTCTTCAGATACTAGTATGTGCAGGAAGTGATATGAGCAATGATGTTATAGAAATGACTGCCGGAAAATTCTCTTCCTTGACCTCATTGGATTTGAGTTATTGCCTCCATATAGGTGACCGAGCTCTCGAGGCCATCGGTAAGAATTGTCGGTTACTTTCGTCTCTAAGGAGAAATATGTACATGTTCCACATGGAAACATTCCATAACGAGGAAGCTAGGGCCATTGCTGGCACAATGCGAAAGTTGAAGCATTTGGAGATAAGAAACTTCCGGGTGGAAACAAATGCTGTGTTAGAGATCATTGCCAAGTGTGGTGATTTGGAATTGTTGGATGTAAGGGGTTGCCACAATCTTAAtattgatcacttgaaactaaAAAACAAGTTCCATAATTTGATGATTTTGGGCCCTTGTTTGGATTTGGAATCATTCATTgcttttttaaatagaaattgGGTTGAACAATTCAATACTTATATCAGACGTTTTAACCGTCATGAGATGTTTAagaatgataatgatgatggtCATGTTCATGTTCATACTTGGGTGATGCCTCCTACACTTGTTGAGCATTATTTGAATAGTTTTCTTATGcttctataa
- the LOC124924425 gene encoding alcohol dehydrogenase-like 2, producing the protein SHKACNIINIISKFDNIIIVSTAAICRNPGEALVIEEIEVDPPQAWEVRIKIICTSLCHTDVTFWKLNAGPNTTFLPRIFGHEAFGVVESVGEKVEEVRKGDMVLPVFQSECSECMDCRSTKSNLCTSFPSQAYNGMPRGGGSRFRDTKGENIHHFLYVSSFTEYTVVDIANVVKISDHIAPDKACLLSCGVTTGLGAAMRVAEVEQGSTVAIFGLGAVGLAVAEGARLRGASKIIGVDLNPDKFEIGKKFGVTDFINPSVVHAKSISQVIQEMTYGGADYCFECIGLSSLMKEAFTSSRPGWGKTVIVGVDGHGSTLDLDLFNLLRGRTVSGTMFGGIKPKSDIPKLIQMYLNKELNLEGFISHEISFNDINKAFELLEQGKSLRCIIWMDK; encoded by the exons TCACATAAAGCTtgtaacattattaatattattagtaaaTTTGACAATATTATCATTGTTAGTACAGCTGCCATATGTAGAAATCCAGGAGAAGCTTTAGTAATAGAAGAGATAGAAGTTGATCCTCCTCAAGCTTGGGAAGTTCGCATTAAAATCATTTGCACCTCACTTTGTCACACTGATGTCACTTTTTGGAAACTAAATGcg GGACCTAATACAACGTTTCTACCAAGAATCTTCGGCCATGAAGCCTTTGG gGTTGTGGAAAGTGTGGGAGAAAAAGTGGAGGAAGTGAGAAAAGGAGACATGGTGTTGCCTGTGTTTCAATCCGAATGTAGTGAATGTATGGATTGTAGATCAACGAAGAGCAATTTGTGTACAAGTTTTCCGAGTCAAGCTTACAATGGCATGCCTAGAGGAGGAGGCAGTCGGTTTAGGGACACCAAAGGAGAaaatattcatcatttcttGTATGTCTCGAGTTTTACAGAGTACACAGTTGTTGATATTGCGAACGTTGTTAAGATAAGCGACCATATAGCTCCTGATAAGGCATGTCTTCTAAGTTGTGGAGTTACCACAG GGCTTGGAGCAGCAATGAGAGTTGCAGAGGTGGAACAAGGCTCCACTGTTGCAATATTTGGGCTTGGTGCTGTGGGTCTTGcg GTTGCAGAAGGTGCACGACTAAGAGGAGCTTCAAAGATAATAGGAGTGGATTTAAATCCCGATAAATTTGAAATTG GAAAGAAGTTTGGAGTGACTGATTTTATTAATCCTAGTGTCGTCCATGCAAAATCTATCAGCCAG GTAATACAAGAGATGACATATGGTGGTGCTGATTATTGTTTTGAGTGTATTGGTCTATCTTCCTTGATGAAAGAAGCTTTCACTAGTTCTCGACCG GGTTGGGGGAAAACGGTAATAGTAGGTGTGGATGGGCATGGGTCGACGTTAGACCTCGACTTATTCAATCTCTTAAGGGGAAGAACGGTTAGTGGCACCATGTTTGGTGGAATCAAACCCAAGTCCGACATTCCAAAACTAATCCAAATGTACCTAAACAAG GAGCTTAACTTGGAAGGATTCATATCACATGAAATAAGTTTCAATGACATTAACAAAGCATTTGAGCTACTTGAGCAAGGGAAGAGTCTAAGATGCATCATTTGGatggataaataa